A portion of the Haliaeetus albicilla chromosome 29, bHalAlb1.1, whole genome shotgun sequence genome contains these proteins:
- the LOC138682592 gene encoding leukotriene B4 receptor 1-like, producing MMSSSPANASSPLNATSAPIPGAAVGLALLSVAVVVGLPGNAMVLWSCAVTHRRSVPVLLIFHLALADVVTLLTGPVYLRALSVGQWNMGLAICRGCNYLCAAAMYVSIFLIALLGLHRCLAVSKPATAVVSAGGHAGQLAHGAAAVTWLVALVLAIPSIVFRRVEHGHCQRVHSTEAWLVVHNLLETILGWALPLTAVAAGYGLLIRRLRQTRLARRSRTFRLVAAVVVAFAVAWGPYHLASLLEVAVVVRGGGGTLEVAAKAIRPPATALAFLSSAMNPLLYACAGRRLCRGSGGSLLPRLLEVSAIAGSSRGTTTKRERRSWRGEEGRRRGEEGGTTVGEEAGVEEGGVERV from the coding sequence ATGATGTCCTCGTCCCCTGCCAATGCTTCGTCCCCCCTGAATGCCACATCTGCCCCCATCCCTGGCGCGGCAgtggggctggccctgctgtcGGTGGCGGTGGTGGTGGGGCTGCCGGGCAACGCCATGGTCCTTTGGAGCTGCGCCGTCACCCATCGTCGCAGTGTCCCCGTCCTCCTCATCTTCCACTTGGCCTTGGCTGACGTGGTCACCCTCCTCACTGGTCCCGTCTACCTCCGGGCCTTGAGCGTTGGCCAATGGAACATGGGCTTGGCCATCTGCCGCGGGTGTAACTACCTCTGTGCCGCTGCCATGTACGTCAGCATCTTCCTCATTGCTCTTCTGGGTCTCCATCGGTGCTTGGCAGTCTCCAAGCCAGCAACAGCAGTGGTGTCGGCGGGTGGTCATGCCGGACAGTTAGCTCATGGAGCAGCGGCAGTAACTTGGTTGGTGGCTTTGGTGTTGGCCATCCCATCCATTGTCTTCCGACGGGTGGAGCATGGGCACTGCCAGCGGGTGCACAGCACGGAGGCTTGGTTGGTGGTCCACAACCTTCTGGAGACCATCTTGGGTTGGGCTCTACCACTGACCGCCGTGGCTGCCGGCTACGGGTTACTGATCCGCCGGTTACGCCAGACCCGGTTGGCCCGGCGCAGTCGTACCTTCCGGCTGGTGGCTGCCGTGGTGGTAGCCTTTGCAGTTGCGTGGGGACCTTACCACCTGGCCAGCTTGTTGGAGGTGGCAGTGGTCGTACGAGGAGGTGGTGGGACCTTGGAGGTAGCTGCCAAAGCCATCCGGCCACCGGCCACTGCCTTGGCCTTCCTCAGCAGTGCCATGAACCCCCTCCTCTATGCCTGTGCCGGGCGGAGGCTGTGCCGCGGCAGCGGGGGGTCTCTCCTGCCCCGACTCCTGGAGGTCTCGGCCATCGCCGGCAGCTCCCGAGGGACCACAACCAAGCGggagagaaggagctggaggggagaggaggggaggaggaggggggaggagggagggacaACGGTAGGGGAGGAAGCAGGGGTGGAGGAGGGGGGTGTGGAGAGGGTGTGA